The following proteins come from a genomic window of Streptomyces liliiviolaceus:
- a CDS encoding RidA family protein encodes MTGPIRITAPDGVAPAAAYAHVVMGTGRFVAVSGQLALDEAGDVVGEGDPAAQARQVFENLRRCLAAAGTGFDDVVKLTYFVTDMAHMPAIRAARAEHIPQDRLPAASAVQVAALVRPEFLMEIEAFAILPG; translated from the coding sequence ATGACCGGACCGATCCGCATCACCGCCCCCGACGGCGTCGCCCCCGCCGCCGCGTACGCGCACGTCGTCATGGGCACGGGCCGCTTCGTCGCGGTCTCGGGCCAGTTGGCGCTCGACGAGGCCGGAGACGTGGTCGGCGAGGGCGATCCGGCGGCGCAGGCCCGTCAGGTCTTCGAGAACCTGCGGCGCTGCCTCGCCGCGGCCGGCACCGGCTTCGACGACGTGGTCAAACTGACCTACTTCGTCACGGACATGGCCCACATGCCGGCCATCCGCGCGGCCCGGGCCGAGCACATCCCGCAGGACCGCCTCCCGGCCGCCTCCGCCGTCCAGGTCGCCGCCCTCGTCCGCCCGGAGTTCCTGATGGAGATAGAGGCGTTCGCGATACTGCCCGGATGA
- a CDS encoding alpha/beta hydrolase has protein sequence MNRRAAALCGAAAVVAGMITAVPAGASPAPAGPAVPAAGPTWKKCGTKNYPTLQCASLKVPLDHTNPQGRKITLALSRVPHTSKKAYQGPLLVNPGGPGGSGLTLAGFVAASLPKNVAAQYDVIGFDPRGVGASRPALNCRPGHFKPVRPDSLPTTPALEEANLDRVEAFAKACATKYGDLLPYIDTVSAVQDMDAIRGALGARKINYFGYSYGTYLGAVYAKLHPGRVRRMVLDSVVDPTGVWYDDNIAQDYAFNSRHRAFMAWVAKHDATYGLGTDPERIEAAWYAMRAALAKKPADGTVGASELEDTFSPGAYFNGYWPYLADAFAAYVKTKNDDPLVEAYENFGAVDTAGDNGYSVYTSVQCRDAGWPRDWDEWRHDNWNVYKKAPFMTWSNAWYNAPCAFWPTDSAEPVDVSNDAVPPVLLFQATDDAATPYEGGVTVHHLLGGSSLVVEEGGGNHGVTLSGNTCLDKHLTAYLTDGRVPRGNGEADAVCPKLPDPKPLTAKAGTGTASRGATLHGLIGFRG, from the coding sequence GTGAACCGACGCGCAGCCGCTCTGTGCGGTGCCGCCGCCGTGGTTGCCGGAATGATCACCGCGGTCCCGGCCGGCGCGAGCCCGGCCCCCGCGGGCCCCGCCGTCCCGGCGGCCGGGCCCACCTGGAAGAAGTGCGGCACCAAGAACTACCCGACGCTCCAGTGCGCGTCCCTGAAGGTGCCCCTCGACCACACGAACCCGCAGGGCCGGAAGATCACGCTCGCGCTGTCCCGGGTCCCGCACACCTCCAAGAAGGCCTATCAGGGCCCCCTGCTGGTGAACCCGGGCGGTCCCGGCGGCAGCGGTCTGACCCTCGCCGGATTCGTCGCCGCCTCGCTGCCGAAGAACGTGGCGGCCCAGTACGACGTCATCGGCTTCGACCCGCGCGGGGTCGGCGCGAGCCGGCCCGCCCTGAACTGCCGGCCGGGGCACTTCAAGCCGGTGCGCCCCGACTCGCTGCCGACGACGCCCGCTCTCGAAGAGGCCAACCTAGACCGCGTCGAGGCCTTCGCGAAGGCCTGCGCGACCAAGTACGGGGACCTGCTGCCGTACATCGACACGGTGAGCGCGGTCCAGGACATGGACGCGATCCGCGGCGCCCTGGGCGCCAGGAAGATCAACTACTTCGGGTACTCGTACGGCACCTACCTGGGCGCCGTCTACGCCAAGCTCCACCCCGGGCGGGTACGGCGCATGGTGCTGGACTCCGTCGTCGATCCCACCGGCGTCTGGTACGACGACAACATCGCCCAGGACTACGCGTTCAACTCCCGCCACCGGGCCTTCATGGCCTGGGTCGCCAAGCACGACGCCACGTACGGGCTGGGCACCGATCCGGAGCGGATCGAGGCGGCCTGGTACGCGATGCGGGCGGCGCTGGCGAAGAAGCCCGCGGACGGGACGGTCGGCGCCTCGGAGCTGGAGGACACCTTCTCCCCCGGCGCCTACTTCAACGGCTACTGGCCGTATCTCGCCGACGCGTTCGCGGCCTACGTGAAGACGAAGAACGACGATCCGCTGGTCGAGGCGTACGAGAACTTCGGTGCCGTCGACACCGCGGGCGACAACGGCTACAGCGTCTACACCTCGGTGCAGTGCCGTGACGCGGGCTGGCCGCGCGACTGGGACGAGTGGCGCCACGACAACTGGAACGTGTACAAGAAGGCGCCCTTCATGACCTGGAGCAACGCCTGGTACAACGCCCCGTGCGCGTTCTGGCCCACCGACTCGGCCGAGCCCGTGGACGTCTCCAACGACGCGGTGCCGCCGGTGCTGCTGTTCCAGGCGACGGACGACGCGGCCACCCCGTACGAGGGCGGTGTCACGGTCCATCACCTGCTGGGCGGCTCCAGCCTGGTGGTCGAGGAGGGCGGCGGCAACCACGGTGTCACGCTGAGCGGGAACACCTGCCTGGACAAGCACCTGACCGCCTATCTGACCGACGGCCGGGTGCCGCGCGGGAACGGCGAGGCCGACGCGGTGTGCCCGAAGCTGCCCGACCCCAAGCCGCTGACCGCGAAGGCGGGCACGGGCACGGCCTCGCGCGGCGCGACCCTGCACGGCCTGATCGGCTTCCGGGGCTAG